In a genomic window of Anomalospiza imberbis isolate Cuckoo-Finch-1a 21T00152 chromosome 5, ASM3175350v1, whole genome shotgun sequence:
- the TMEM52B gene encoding transmembrane protein 52B, translated as MHNSDMICFVVGSFLWFPHVRGEEGCLNTELCSGTEWDRLWYIWLVLVIGGLLLLCGLVSVCLRCCFQCHQTGDEAGPQPYEVTVIAFDHDSTLQSTITSLHSVFGPAARRILAVAHSHNAAQGTPPLSASDTPPVYEEALHMSRFTVAKAGQKVPDLDPVPEEKLQVPAEGKDTQPALPGH; from the exons ATGCATAACTCAGACATGATCTGCTTTGTTGTAGGGAGTTTCTTGTGG TTCCCCCACGTGAGAGGTGAGGAAGGCTGCCTTAACACTGAACT CTGTTCAGGTACAGAATGGGACCGTCTGTGGTATATCTG GCTGGTGCTGGTGATCGGggggctcctgctcctgtgtgGCCTGGTCTCTGTCTGCCTGAGGTGCTGCTTCCAGTGCCATCAGACAGGAGATGAGGCGGGCCCCCAGCCCTACGAGGTCACCGTCATTGCGTTTGACCATGACAGCACCCTCCAGAGCACCATCACTT CTCTCCACTCAGTGTTTGGGCCTGCTGCCAGGAGGATATTAGCCGTGGCACACTCCCACAATGCTGCCCAGGGAACACCACCCCTCTCTGCTTCAGACACCCCTCCAGTGTACGAAGAAGCTCTGCACATGAGCAGGTTCACCGTGGCCAAGGCGGGGCAGAAGGTGCCAGACCTGGATCCAGTGCCGGAGGAAAAGCTGCAGGTGCCTGCCGAGGGCAAGGACACCCAGCCAGCCCTCCCAGGACACTGA